A genomic stretch from Anoplopoma fimbria isolate UVic2021 breed Golden Eagle Sablefish chromosome 8, Afim_UVic_2022, whole genome shotgun sequence includes:
- the glulb gene encoding glutamine synthetase yields the protein MATSTSSKLNKAVKQQYMDLPQGDKVQAMYVWIDGSGEGLRCKTRTLDLEPKTIEELPEWNFDGSSTYQSEGSNSDMYLIPAAMFRDPFRKDPNKLVLCEVLKYNRKPAETNLRHTCKRIMSMVENNHPWFGMEQEYTLLGTDGHPFGWPSNGFPGPQGPYYCAVGADKAYGRDIVEAHYKACLYAGVDICGTNAEVMPAQWEFQVGPCEGINMGDHLWVARFILHRVCEDFGVVVSFDPKPITGNWNGAGCHTNFSTKEMREDGGLKIIEESIERLAKRHMYHIRAYDPKGGLDNARRLTGRHETSSIDEFSAGVANRGASIRIPRSVGHDKKGYFEDRRPSANCDPYIVTEAMVRTCLLKEEGEEPTDHSK from the exons ATGGCCACCTCAACAAGCTCTAAGCTGAACAAAGCTGTTAAGCAGCAGTACATGGACCTTCCTCAGGGGGACAAGGTCCAAGCCATGTACGTCTGGATCGACGGTTCTGGAGAGGGACTGCGCTGCAAGACCAGAACTTTGGATTTGGAGCCCAAGACGATCGAGG AACTTCCTGAGTGGAACTTTGATGGCTCCAGCACGTACCAGTCGGAGGGCTCCAACAGCGATATGTACCTGATCCCAGCCGCCATGTTCAGGGACCCGTTCAGAAAAGACCCCAACAAGCTGGTGCTCTGTGAGGTGCTCAAGTACAACCGCAAGCCAGCAG AGACCAATCTGCGCCACACCTGTAAACGGATCATGAGCATGGTGGAGAATAACCACCCGTGGTTCGGTATGGAGCAGGAGTACACTCTCCTGGGCACGGATGGACATCCCTTCGGCTGGCCTTCCAACGGCTTCCCGGGTCCACAAG GGCCTTATTACTGTGCAGTGGGAGCAGATAAGGCGTATGGACGAGATATTGTGGAGGCGCATTACAAAGCCTGTCTGTACGCTGGGGTTGACATCTGTGGCACCAATGCTGAAGTCATGCCAGCTCAG tGGGAGTTCCAGGTTGGGCCTTGTGAAGGTATCAACATGGGCGACCATCTGTGGGTTGCTCGCTTCATACTTCACAGAGTGTGTGAGGATTTCGGCGTGGTGGTCTCCTTTGACCCAAAACCGATCACGGGGAACTGGAACGGCGCCGGCTGCCACACCAACTTCAGCACCAAGGAGATGCGAGAGGACGGCGGACTGAA AATCATTGAGGAGTCGATCGAGAGGCTGGCGAAGAGACACATGTATCACATCCGGGCCTACGACCCCAAAGGCGGGCTCGACAACGCCAGGCGACTCACCGGCCGCCACGAAACCTCCAGCATCGACGAGTTCTCGGCTGGCGTGGCCAATCGCGGCGCCAGCATCCGCATCCCTCGCTCGGTAGGCCACGACAAGAAGGGCTACTTCGAGGACCGCCGTCCGTCCGCCAACTGCGACCCTTACATCGTCACAGAGGCCATGGTGCGCACGTGTTTACtcaaagaagagggagaggagcccACAGATCACAGCAAATGA